The following are from one region of the Heptranchias perlo isolate sHepPer1 chromosome 24, sHepPer1.hap1, whole genome shotgun sequence genome:
- the LOC137341891 gene encoding C-type lectin-like: MMLGTVLLLSALLVSDVAADVSLNGTSENQQQEAETDQDQDRDQRGVPERGSCPNGWFYFNYVSSCYRLISKRKTWIEAELFCQQLAPGGHLASIHWQEQNHFIGRLLKAEHQSNNRVWIGLSDRHKERTFLWTDGSLSDFTNWHLGEPNNNRGRENCVEIHSDKWNDVPCTGKFPFICSYKPHDW; encoded by the exons ATGATGCTGGGGACGGTTTTGCTTCTGAGTGCATTGCTCGTCAGTGATGTGGCAG CTGATGTTTCTCTGAATGGAACATCGGAGAATCAGCAACAGGAGGCGGAGACTGATCAGGATCAGGACCGTGACCAACGTGGTGTCCCTGAGAGAGGATCTTGTCCCAATGGCTGGTTTTATTTTAATTATGTCTCCTCCTGTTACCGGCTTATctctaaaagaaagacttggatagAAGCTGAG ctGTTCTGCCAACAACTGGCTCCAGGCGGCCATCTTGCCTCCATACATTGGCAAGAACAGAATCATTTCATTGGACGGCTGTTAAAGGCAGAACACCAATCAAATAATCGTGTTTGGATTGGTTTGAGTGACCGCCACAAG GAAAGGACTTTTCTTTGGACTGATGGATCTTTATCAGATTTCACAAACTGGCATCTGGGTGAGCCCAATAATAATAGAGGACGAGAGAACTGTGTGGAAATTCATTCAG ATAAATGGAATGATGTGCCCTGTACAGGAAAATTTCCCTTCATTTGCTCCTACAAACCGCACGACTGGTAG